TCCATCGAACACATATGGATGTGTTTGTCCTTGAGCGGTATATTTAGAATCGTATAGAAAACTGAAAGCGTTTTGAAATAAATGAGCACTGTTGCTGGGTGTTAAAAATAGCCTGAGCGACTAAGGAGAAAGAAAAAAGCAAGCGCAGTTACAAGGTTGCAGTTACAAGGTTTGAACAGGCTTCATTAACGGTGAAGAGGGAGGAGGGAGATGTGTAGGCGAGAACTTAGCTCACGTACGATCGCTGTGCGATGTTTAAAACTTTTGTAAACACACAAAATGCACTTGCCGTGTGCATGCGCTTCTTTAccgtcttaaaaataaaggacgccaaatttactcaccctcaggccatccaatggatctcaccaatggatcctctgcggtgaatgggtgccgtcagaataagagagcaaacagctgataaaaacatcttaataatccacaagatttttaattttttacttcAAAGCTTTGCTAAACTGTTAGTCCTCTATTCATAATATTGATTTCTGCCgttttgtctgaatcaggagagaaatatgcactgaTCAAGACAAGACAATAACTGTTctaaacaaatgtgaccctggaccacaaaactagtcttaagtagcatgggtatatttgtagcaatagtcaaaaatgcattgtatgggtcaaaatgatcgatttttcttttatggaacaaatcattagggtattaagttaagatcatgttccatgaagttatttagtcaatgtcctaccataaatatattggaacttcattttgattagtaatatgtatttctaagaacttaatttggacaactttgaaggcgattttctcagtattttgattttcttgcaccctcagattccagattttcaaatagttgtatctcggccaaatattgtcccatcctaactaacttgcatcaatagaaagcttatttatttagatttcagatgatgtataaatctcagttttaaaacaTGGACcctattgactggttttgtggttcagggtcacaaataaaggATTTTGACAACAAATGATGGACTTTTTCATTGGAAGAAGAGTTACTATGAATTCTGGACTGGAATTTTGGCCAGAAGtaaggtttaaagttaaaaccaTGTTCCATAATTatggatttatttcttacaaacacaggtttttgcttcacaaggcattcattgatgaactggagtTGTGTGCttgattgcttgtggattattgtgatgtgtttatcagctgtttggactctcattctgatggcacccattcactgcagaggatccactggtgagtaagtgatgtaatgctaaatatctccaaagctgttcttttgaagaAATAAATCATTTggattttggatggcctgaggtttttttcatttttagttgaatatattattatgtttttttaataatgaaaTCACTATAAAAAATGCAATGTGATTAAAAGTTTTCATGGATGTTCTTAATGAAATCCTTGgattccaataaagaaccttttttaagTGTATGGAACTAAAGTCTAAAaggggtgtgttcacacttgtcatgtttggttcgattaaaacaaactctggctCTGTTGGTGCAGTTCATTTGAGTgtagtgtgaacgctgccatctgaacTCTGGTGCGCACCGAACAATCGGGCcaagactgctaaaaagatgaGTCTCGCTccgcttccaaatgaactctggtgcagttTGAATAAAATATGTACATAACACGGACCAAATatttctaaacgaaccaaaaacaggaagtaatgacaagatgccaTGTTTGATTTTTTAACAAAGGGAACAAGCaatgtatccaaaacaaaatgagcagagggcaaacatggagcaacgaggaggtaaagtgccttttaagagctctttgtgagtttgcaggtggtgaaaataaaatcatatacacgcaacaaTGAGCACGCTTAGTGCTGCAGACGGCATTGGGTGTATTCAGCTTAAAGTGCCACTGAGCAGaccgatcagtgaatgggtactttgatgtaATATACACGCAGTGCCGCTTTATgtcgaacgcaccttttccttGTGTTTGGAGTGTTCGTTTACTTCCACCACGAAATATATGTCTTTCAACCCAACCAATCTGGTTGTGAACATATTACtttgcctttaggttcggtatctttaggttcgctgtcaaaaatgccagtgtgaacgctaagcggaccaggaccacatgtatcattttcctttttgctcCGGAACAAATAAACTAAACAAACCGAATTACAAGTGTGAACATGCCCTAAGTGTATGGAACTAAATTCTAaggggtgtgttcacacttgtcatgtttggtttgattaaaacaaactctggtgcgattgcaccaaacaagcggaccgagactgctaaaaagatgggtttcggtctgcttccaaacaaactctggtgcagttcgaatgaaatatgaatgcaacgcagaccaaatacttctaaacaaaccaaaaacaggacgtaatgacaagatgtgaagctatgcgacatgatttcatgcAGGGAATTTGAAtctaaaacaaaatgagcagagggcaaacttggagcaacaaggaggtaaagtgccttttatgagctctttgtaagTTAGcatgtagtgaaaataaaatcatatacatgcaACAATAAGCAAGCTTAGTCCAGCAAACTTCATTAGGTGTATTtgtccttttgtttggagtgttcggtgagttccgtcacTAAATAAACGTCATtcacccgaccaatcaggttgtgaacgaatcactgcctttaggttcagtatcaggtcaaaaatgccagtgtgaacactaagcggaccaagaaaaaatgtataatttcctTTTTAATCCAGACCAAATAAACCAAAAGTACCAAACTACATGTGTGAATACACCCTAAATGAattcttaaaggtccactgaagtgctttgaaacagcGATATtctgtgttgacgtaatttcaagcAGACCATGCGCACTGCTGCAGTTCGCATGAAACAGAAACTAAAACTTAATTCGCcctaatggaaagcatatttacatacAACGTGTCATTCtctttacagaaaaaaacaatttttCTGAACAAGTTACCGATTTCAGCCGCAGCTTCAGCGTctgtttatagtgtagggggtgggacgctttggactctagagagcatttgattcgACAGAAAGTttaatgagaagctgaagtgcagggtgatgtcatcaaaaaaTGTTCTTATATTTTGTATTGCAAATGTTGccattgttttgaaacacactagcttatccttaaggctaacatattcaaaCTATAATATTGAAAAAACTTCAATTTttatttcatggggactttaactACTTGCATTCTTGTTATGAATCAATGAGGTTGGCCATGATGTCACAAAGCATGATCAAATGATCAAAGCACATACAGATGAAAATAGATAAGATTCCACTTTACCATAATATATTGTTTACAAGTGCTGTGAATCATGACTTGGCACGTGACTGTTAGTACATGTTACTTTAGATCAACAAAGTTTGTTGAGTTCAAGCTTCAAATGACCATTACCATCCTCAGTCTTGTCCTACTCTGGTATTTTAAAAGAAGTGTTGCCAAGCAACAGATTAGCGCTGTTCTTTAAAGTAAAAAGACTGAGGACCTTGATTCTTCTGgttttaaaataaacatgaacatAAAGGAGAAACTATAAAACCAGACAAGTGTCCTTCAAACTGTTCATTCACTGATTTCTCCTTATTTTccccttcctctctctctctctctctctctctctctctctctctctgtctctctcactctctttcaCGAATGAAAActatttgctttgctttgttttgttattCACAAATAAGTTCActaagaaaaaagaaataaaacatttaaaatacgtTATATTGAATTTTCAAATCTGAAATGATTTTCACAAGAGTTTTAAACTCCTAGTATACAATATTTTTATTAGCCTAATAATCACTCAAAATGCTTAACCATATGCATGACTTTGTGGCaggtgtttattaaatatataaaaataaaacaacaaaattctagctttatgtttatatatttttgtcagtAGGGGGCGATCTTACAATGTCAATCCTGTTACCATACagttttttatccacattatttttgcttattttgaGTCTGACTTCTGgtctgcatccagctatttttagccatAAAAAACAGGTCattttgctgtttgatattgcaaattgatgtgtcttaccatattttactgtaatattttaattatgaacacactagtttGTAATGGACAcacttttaccgtttactgcacattgttattcttctcattattttactataaaattaACAGGTATCTCACCCAAAAGCTTACTTAAGTGTTGACTAATAATGTGAAtagtaaacaaattaaataaaaaaggtatttttaaaaacattagaagtaaaattaaacatatttttactaataaatataataatatagctTTATATTACAACACATAATATTTTTGTATGTGTTAttatcacaatttggtcagttacctggatgcgcggccatattggtgatactcagatgtaaacaacagcatggatttcacaggtaatgtactactaaatacgttGTTGGTCTAAACCATGGggggaaaaaacgtgtggaagctgctaaatcatatagagaaggacttaataaTCAGGAAAGggagcaatattttgacaaaccaaGTTAACAGGTGGCAAAGATAAGAACGGACAGTAGTAATTAAGAAacaagcctaatatttcaccaacctgaccagaaatgataagaacaaacacaatgttgtcaagattcttgctttcaaaatcctggttcagtttggccaacgcAAATGCTTTTTGTACCTCACAGTTTTTTACACTCTTgatttataacttttggcagtctatagtactccaaatgtttttcccggtccgaccgattagtacagcctaaaacaATTCAATAACTGATCTgattttcagcagcagtaatcgGCAGAATAtccgagtttcgttcggttcagtggcattgtttacattcattgCCGCCAAAATGATTGATGTTGCgccgtgaaaacactctataggcTATTTAAAATAAGTACAGCGTATTAACAAATGATTTTTCTCAGAAATCCATATAAGAAATACTTTTAAAGTCACCTTATCAAACTGTGAACTATATTTGTGATCCGTTTGCTGTAAAATGATATTTCAACGATCATGTTGTGTGGGGGCAGTCGTGGGATAAAACACTTATTTTCTTAATCGTGGTTAttgtttattttctattttcactGCAATGATGCAATTGTTGAGTGTGCGTTATCAGCCTCCTACTAATTGCTTTGATGAAGAACCAATAACCACAGGCGCATCTACAGTGTCCAATTAGCATATCACAGAAATTCATTAACACGAGATATAACTTCTTACTTCTAATCCCGTCCccaaataaacagcatttatctgaagccAAGCAGCAAAATTCTGTTACAGCAGCTCGCAGCCAGATGCACCTGCTCTGAGAGCGCAACAGGGTGGAGAGTTTGGACCGCTGCCTCCGTCTAGATTTGTCCAAATCTGGCTTTGCGCGTTGAAAGGGATCCCATATTTATCCTACGTCACTATCACAGCAGCAAAATGCAGAGATACTTCAGATTCAAATCCATTTATGCACGCCCCCTCCCATCATTTCTTCAGGCGGGCGCTCTATATAAAGCATCCGAAGGCAATGTTTCCATCAGAAGCTTCACGCAAAAGCGAGAGAGAGAACCATAGCATTCCAACGGTAAAACTTAAGAGACGACAGAGGATTTATGAGCAAAGAAACAATGTTTTTCTCAATTACTGAGTAGTTATTCTCCGAAACTTAGAAGAAGTGGCATCTGCTTCAAACGATGGCTGAGTAGCTCGAGCTCCAGGCAGTTTTTTTACACACATTATTCGTCTGTTTTAACGATTCTTCGGACTCGATAAAATGTACCGTTCCACAAAAGGAGCATCAAAGGCTCGGAGGGATCAAATCAACGCAGAAATTCGCAACTTGAAAGATCTTCTGCCCATCTCCGATGCCGACAAAGCTCGTCTCTCCTATCTTCACATCATGTCCCTAGCCTGCATTTACACAAGAAAGTCCGTCTTTTTCTCTCAAGGTAGGGTTAACTTTTTGAAAGATTATACTGAAAGTGATTTTGAAGTTAATTCTTCAGATTAGTGTGTTTACTTGTAGCTTCTTGAAAGGTTCTCGATCCTTGGTTTTCTAAAGAACCTAAGAAtataaatcaatcattttaaaacttttttacaaGCATATCTGAGGAATCTGTCTCTGTCCAGAGTTCTGAAAAGTAGCTGTCTATGGTGCTGATGTTGAGCTATTTGTGTGGATGCTGCTTAAGATTACTTTCTCACATTTCCATGTTTTCTTTTTATCAGCGGCAGCAGGTCATGACTTGAGCGAGAGCGTCCTGGCTTTGCCTGAGCTTTCGGATCTTCTGCACACACTACCAGGGTTTCTCCTAGTCCTGACGAGTGAAGGAAAACTCCTATATCTGTCGGACAATGTTGCAGAGCACCTTGGGCATTCCATGGTAAgaaactaattttaaaataactaacTTTGTAGTacttcacttttaaaaataaaggttctttattgtaatcaatggtttcatgaagaaccttgaacatccatggaaccttttaaatgttgaaaaaggttctttagattttttaaatgttacaaaatagttcttttaagaactgtttactgaaaggttctttggagaacaaaaaaatggttcttcagtgGAATCacccttttgaaacctttatttttaagtgtgtttgTTAGCAATTGTTGTGCTTAAAATATAAATTTGGGCTTCATTTAGGTTGATCTGGTGGCTCAGAGTGACAGCGTGTATGATATTATCGACCCAGCCGATCATTTCATCATGAGAGGCAACCTTGTGCCAATCACCACACCTGACACAGGTAATTTATACTTTTGGTTTGACACCTGTTATCAAAAACCAACTAAGATacaaaataaaattctaaaatccccccccccccccagaccGTCTGTTTCGCTGCCGCTTCAGCACTTCGAAGTTCGTAAGGAGGCAGGGATCTGGCAATAAACTGGCATTGGTTCGGGCACGCTGTTTGCCACCTCCATACCACACGTCCTCCTACTGGACGTCCAATCCAGTGTGGGTGTGTTTTTGCTCCCCACTGGAGTCTAGCACCCATTTGTCAGCTAGGAATCCTCTCCCCACTCCTCCTGCGGAGCAGTCTTTCCTCCTGTCCTGTTTCCAGTCTCAGCACAGCCGGGATATGAGAATCCATGCTGTTCACGACAGGTACAGTATGAGCTTGAACGTCCTTGCCGGTGTATGATTATGTATTTTGAGAGTGAGGGAATAATCTGGTCATGTTTGTTTGTCTCTCTCTGACAGTGTAAGCGTGTACCTTGGCTATGACATCGAGACGCTGCGTTCTCGCTCATGGTACAGTCTGATTCATCCTCGCGATCTCTCTCACGCCTCTGCACAACACTGCGCCCTGTGTGAGTACATGAGTACATAACTTcatttatttagatgtttaatgtttttaacaaaCATCAAAAAGCTGGTTTAGTAAATGTGGTTTGTTAATTGGTTATTGTGTTCTTTTTTTTAGTACATGAAGGTGGGGAGAGGCAGGTGGAGATGGTGGTCCAGGTAGAGGCAGCAGATCACTCGTGGGTCTGGCTGTACATTGTTCTTCAGCTGGAGACTGGAGAATATCCCATCAACAGCCACAACTATGTTATAAGGTATACAAACTACCAGCTTTTAGGTTTaatatgccccccccccccctcccccaaaAAAACCCAAATTGtacaattattataattaagtaatgataataataatttgattaattggattttttaaattgtattatattattttaattactattattatgattACTTTAATGTTTTGTACTAAtagtaaaatgttttgtttttccataaattgaattatttttaattattattataaccaAATAATATCATTATTAACATTTaggacaaacaaaaacaaaataaaattataacaataattaataacaataataataattccttTAATAATATCATTatggaaaaacaaacaaatgaacaaaataaaaattataacaataattattaagaataataAGATAATAATACCCTATTAaattctatttattattattattagtagtagtagtagtagtagtattacttTTACCTTTTGtactaatacaaaaatgttttgtttttccataaatgttaataattgtattattattagtattattattactataacaCGACAaagaaaattttaattaaatgaaaccaaataatatcattattaacatttatgacaaacaaaaataaaatgtaataataataataataataattcctttaataatattattatgaaaaaaCTATTTCTTAAATAATcccttattaaattatatttattattattatcatcaaacaATACCATTATGAACAAATATgactaacaaaaataaattaaaaaataataacaataattaataataaataattaataataatcccttaaattatacttattattattcataCATTTGAATAATGATATtatttagtattaataataataaaagttatatataatgtataaaagttattttttagtataaaaaataaaaataattccttatcaaattataatttattattattgttattattattattttagtttttcataaatattaataattgtattatttagtattaataataataatttcttgttaaaatataataattattattatattaacaacacTATTcataatttgtaatgttttatacatatttttattttttatttaaacagttaactatttttattttactagttatattttcttatactatatactttcaatattattttaaatatattaacatttataataacagtaattatttcattatattaaaCTGTATTAACATTTACACTGAAACATACAACAAACatttcaaaaataatgtcatgctacaaataataacaacaatctTTCATTTTCTCTTCCCTTCTCTCAGTGAGTCTGAAGCCTGGTCAGTGCGTCAGCAGTTGTATTCAGAGCAGAACCAGCTGGCTCTCCTGTACCAGGAGGCACGCCAGAGCTCTGACCCCCTGTCCAGCCCGGACCAGGTCTTCACCCCCAGCAGCAGTGGCCTGTCCTCCCAATCCTTCGACTTCAGCTTCACCACATCTGGCCGGAGCTCATCAGAGGAGCTCCCCAGCACCTCCGCCCCAACCAACATGCAACTCGACCCCCTTCAGAGCTTTTCTCAAGACGAAGAGAGCCATCCGCAATTGCACGGCAGCCACCAGATGTGGAGATCAGCCATGAGTGTCTCCCCAGAACATCTGAGCAACATCAACATCCCAAGTCTTTCAGCAGTTACCCAAGTCGCTCCTCCACCCCTTCCTCCATTCAAACCTCCTCCCAAGCGCCAAAGCTCAGAAGAGTTCATCTGCACGCCTCCTTACACCCCAAGACTGGGAGGAGGGAGTTTCATGTTTGGCGATGAGAGCTTCAAATCAGATCATAGCAATGTAGTGAAAATGAGACAAAGCATTCC
The genomic region above belongs to Garra rufa chromosome 19, GarRuf1.0, whole genome shotgun sequence and contains:
- the npas4b gene encoding neuronal PAS domain-containing protein 4B, whose amino-acid sequence is MYRSTKGASKARRDQINAEIRNLKDLLPISDADKARLSYLHIMSLACIYTRKSVFFSQAAAGHDLSESVLALPELSDLLHTLPGFLLVLTSEGKLLYLSDNVAEHLGHSMVDLVAQSDSVYDIIDPADHFIMRGNLVPITTPDTDRLFRCRFSTSKFVRRQGSGNKLALVRARCLPPPYHTSSYWTSNPVWVCFCSPLESSTHLSARNPLPTPPAEQSFLLSCFQSQHSRDMRIHAVHDSVSVYLGYDIETLRSRSWYSLIHPRDLSHASAQHCALLHEGGERQVEMVVQVEAADHSWVWLYIVLQLETGEYPINSHNYVISESEAWSVRQQLYSEQNQLALLYQEARQSSDPLSSPDQVFTPSSSGLSSQSFDFSFTTSGRSSSEELPSTSAPTNMQLDPLQSFSQDEESHPQLHGSHQMWRSAMSVSPEHLSNINIPSLSAVTQVAPPPLPPFKPPPKRQSSEEFICTPPYTPRLGGGSFMFGDESFKSDHSNVVKMRQSIPASIGPTQQCRKRLYETLPPTPDSPGSDECILMALPEIRGPLYVDVPHFPFHNPPEGLLTPEASPTKKPCLSFFPREDDSERERLEISLLAQYISTLAEGFCHSHPQNTSSPPHHGPNSSLAHIDVFMFEEKAVDGIPFPNLPSTSPVPPSPYSSEPSYAQHSPSQSSPVHTQEEAATLNGVHHLCSVQSTHCNRIAGGGPQEVERPDEEVEMMSSSGSAAALPALTPALPCAQSLLEELVTMEPVFGAAAPMTPAERQQDELYQLPHQGGQQIFYQDGTSDHMF